In Lolium perenne isolate Kyuss_39 chromosome 5, Kyuss_2.0, whole genome shotgun sequence, the sequence acactgagcaagccacatgggctcaagtttcaccatatgaaggctgttgctagccaagcaacagcaaggcaatgcaaggggtgagtcataaagtaactaggcttgtgtgtcatggccagggaagaagtagagaccatataaatagcacacaaaccctagaaccatgacagtcgaccacatatgcaaatcaccaggtaagggtgaagtaagaacaagcaccagttcatccagttcatactcaagaacaacccaacacacacaaccactcatccccaggaatcatggtgacctgagaagctcaaccagaacctggaggtgaagggctgtgcacaagaaccccaagtctgcaacaaccaaatatttcaatctaggagctggaacaaggtataccaagttcctggacagatccaatggatttgatccatacaatatgcataacataagcatgggattgagcagatgctcaaggggtagatcatcacttggttttcaccaaggattactgccagtctaaagccactaaaaatagaaagcatctagatacagatcttgtacacagaaactagcacacatgcacagatgcatacactagccagatcagatgcacagatagcaccagtagatgaattgcaaggattagcagctaataagactacacagtaaatcctaagctatgaaccatcagtaaaccctagattttcatcaggcaagcatattggcattcatatcaagtatgattcccaaatatgcaagcaaaggttgagtagccacaagatccaattaaattggtgagcaaccaatcagtagcaatgcTACTGAGATCACATCACACTTAAGCACCATTTAAAAGAAAGCCAaccatagcacatcattatccaggaatggattcagattcatttgcttgctaaatAATCATGAATATCAAAGTCATATACAAGCAAATCATTTaagtcattactgcataagcagttcatcatcacttaaataatacaagcatgaatttatcacagatccatgcttagtactgaCAGCAGCATAACACAAGGCAACACAGCttaatcactgcatcatagccactggagcaagtccaggtaGCTTAAATAAGCaatagcacaagtaagcaacagcataaggatgcttgagcatcagcatcaacaaggaaagtgaatcacttagccacaggattaatcagtaagctatcactgacagttaattgatcaaatggatcaattaaacCAAGTCAAGCTATCCAgttaagctagccaacaagcaaaggatgatccaatggatcattagcttgtataggaagcacagaagcatatcacaggcaccactggcacacacaagtgtcactgatacatcacagtacacctagacaagcaaataTGACAtggcagtaagcacaagcaagccataatcaagtaTAGCATGGTATAGCAAGctcttaagcaagcacagcagagcatggcaagtacagggcatgctaggagcagcagggaAGCAAGTAAAGCATGAATCGCAAGCAAAGCAACACGGCGATACCGATGGCGGTAagttggccatgagcttgcagtaggtAACAGCACTGGAAGGTTAAGCAACTATggcatagctctgtgtgatcacaggatcaccagagagcaacagagcatgaggaggaagaagaacattagcaagggaggcgcacagaagagaaggaggagatgaagtacttacttgcgcctggaagcagaagctagggcatggcgaggcagtgctcgcgcggccctaacagctgcaaatccagggtaggcgccgacgttacgccggcaaaCACGAACACGAACACGAACCCAACACCACCGTAGCGAGCACCTGAggcacggcacgagtactgcgagcagcacctgcgccaagtcaaccccaggagcgcaccatcgtcggcgaggacgagatctcgccggatttcgtcgaggcgattctccacgagatccagaacggaggcgattcgccaggagaggaagagaaggggaaaaccacgcggacagatcgatagatctacgCGCGGTGGTTCTGGTTtgataggtggctacggcgggggagctcgaaactggccggagcgaggcggcggccatggcggcgacgccatcgccacgggcgtcgcaggaggttagggttagaggtgaacgagagagagagggccgagtgagtgagagaggtgggccattcggcgccaccgacccataagggacaagccttattgggctgtccctgggctttaggtaaatgggctgggcccaataggggccaggggtattttggtcttttaacaattaataaaaggccagaactttaccaatttttagtaaataaaatagaactctaaaaaatccattaaaaattggattaatgaatgaaaaataaatcttaacaagaataaaatatgaaatggaatttatgaaacaaattcaaaattatgaattttaagaatttaaataataacttggaattttaaactattatttccttgtatttaaaattcaaggaaaaatctcaaataagttcaaatacttattttcaaacatttcaaaatgaaattctattattccaagtcatttctattggaaaagggtatttttccaagaaaatactatattcctttttattccaaaaactatagagataactctataatttcaaattatttttggaatgattaagggaatcaccaagtaaaatagttttactttgaattgttgtactttgtgtgaattaaaatggtttatacttttaaatcaattgcaagttaccgtcaaagacctaaatcttaaactcaaccctaaattgatataactcagcggggtaaagggattcaacataaaataatacatccatgattgcattatttggattttataacattgtccttaccggacaatgatgcttcttacagaacctgaGGTCcaagttccatcaactgcattgaactgcactatctcgcagtccacaggcaagttcacccttgctcatatcaacttgagtattttctatcgTTTTACTGCAAAGCtaaatacttatcattcctgcattgcaaatgaaatgttacttttccaattatgaatatgactatgtggctggcgatggaaccatggtatgtgttgatatggtggaggttccattgcatgggttatatcaccctaggattaattaccaatgccgcccagtgattctagcgccgtacaaaccgcgttgaccatgagatctataatggctctggggaagccagccgtatcttttcccttctgcacgccaacggattggtagagccggtggggtgctggaggcactaccgcaataggttgggaaatccttttaaatccccatccattagtgatgataagctctacgatctatgatggattgtccggagtacaccgtgagcaaagccgtattatcgggagaagtctactgggggtgtacggttggacaaaagggtgggtttgcagtcgcggagaaggcggtgtgggcttggattttcatacctggcctcacaccaaaggaagtgtgaacgggggcaagtccctgcggatggcaaaaagggtggaatatcttatgggaaaagtaacgcacctctgcagagtgtatcaaattgtggctgtcactccttgttccgggaagggaactgcgaacgcggcaggaaaggaactccatgaagttctggtcaacctgtgaagactgacgggcatagttttcataataaaagcaaccttttgaagaaatgatttcgaaacatgcattgacctgcgatttcctgatcaatggtcgtagctagtgcatcaaacacctttttactcttttagaacttgctgagtacctctgtactcactttctttcgacacccttgctagactgtgatcctaaAGTGGAGGTCATCAATGATGGAGCACCGGAAGgaggttacgagctggtctacgaggaacctgatcttaccggcggagtggaaggagtagactatgggatagtctacggaccagatgtcacggaggtggaggagtagtgataaacTCTAGTattatagagccgagcaacgtagaacttaccttaataagatgttgagctctctttcatatatggttataagttgtaatcgtacttaagtagtatcttagggtgttctcataggacctgtgagaataccaacttgttaagacaatgtttgtaataatgtatggagtgttatgacctgcaatatttctgttgtaccactctgagggatatggcaatttgtgaggaagtcccttcacaaagatcatatcaacgacttgtatactacaacatgcagtggtatgctgggtcaccgcaagcgccttccgcggcttcgtgAACGGCGCTTTCGTCCCTTtcgtcgcattgcccggcggcttcttggccgctttcttggccatcttcttgggggctaccggcggcgtcatggaatggggagagggtagcggcggcgggtggacggcgggagggagaaacaaatcggcggggaaaggagaaatgaatcggcggcgggatatgtgCTGGGAGGCCAGAAATGTGCGGCGGGATAGGAGCGATAtggcgggaggggcgggatttggcgggagtgggagACGATTTTCCACTGAGCCGCTGACGCAccgggcccgcgtcggttcgcctcgcttttcggtgtgtccggcgtccccggtgcgtcccttgTGGGATGGGGACaggctcgggacgccggacaccgtatcgggccgcgccggacaaaaatggactttaggggacgcggctggaaatgttttttggtccggcgcgccccaaatccctttggaggacgctttgtgggacgcggctggagatgctctcattGTTCTCTTGGTGGAGCAAGATAGAGCACGGCATCGATGAACTCAATCTTCTCGGTGAGTCTTGTAGCCACAAATTTACACGGATTTTTCTCAGCTAGAAGAAGCCGATTATTCTTCAGCACAGACTTCAGTCTTCAGAGTCGCCTTGTGTCCTTGTCGGACTCAGAATTTCAGACCAAGGCATGGACTAGAAAGTGACCTGAACTTCAGGAGGTTTGGCAGACCAAAGAGTATATTCCTGGCGACATTTTCTCACCTCTCCTGGCGACATTTTCTCACCTCTACCGCGTGCACAGCACATCACATTGACATTTGACGGCAATCTGCCTGATGGACGGTCTGTGGAGGCACATCGACAGCCGGCCATGCCAATGCAGCAGCACAACTCTCATGCCCGACACAAGCTGCCGCACCCTAAAATTCAGGGCATGCCAGAGTTGAACTCCACCGAGATGCATCGTGCATCTCAAGTTGTAAGCAAGCATGaccaagattcatgaatacttgaAAGGAACTCACTCAGATAGACGGTAACACCTCTTGCAGGAAATCAAGCTTAATTACATACCTGCACAGAAAACGGATCAAAATCTCAAGTAGCCCAGGTTTTGCTGAGCTTGGTTCATTTCAAGCATGCATATAGAGCAATTCCATTAGTTACAAGTAGTCAAGTAGTACTTGAAATTTACTGAAACGATCCTAAATGCCATGATTGATGATCATCAATTCAACTTTGTTTCGAGTTGAATGGGTCGTGCTGGTATCACCGCTGCTGATGCCGCCAGTATTCCCCAGAGAACCAAAAGAGTCATCAGCCAGTGGCGGCCTCATGTAGGCTGGGACCGGCATCTTCACAGGGAGGCTTGGCAGTGGCGTCTCCAACCGTAGAACGCTGACGGCTTGCCTCATGGATGGCCTCAGGACGGGGTCAGGGTGCCCGCACCAGAGCCCGACCACCATGACACGCTCCATCTCCTGCTCAACGAACTTGCCGTCCAGCCGCACATCCGCTGCCTCGAGGATGGCCCCTTGGCCATACGCCTCCCAGACCCACTGCACCAGGTGGATGACAGCTCCCTCGTCATCGTCTCGGACCACGGCTGGCCTTCGACAGCATGCGATTTCTAACAGTACGACCCCAAAGCTGTACACATCAGACTCCATGCTGGCCGTGCCTGAGAACACGCACTTTGGGTCCATGTACCCAAGCGTCCCGGCTGCGCCCGTCGTGAGCGATTCCCGGCCGTCGCACACAAACCTTGCTAGCCCGAAATCACCGAGCTTGGCTTTGAAGGACACGTCCAGCATGATATTGCTCGGCTTGATGTCCCTGTGGACGACACACTGCTCCATCTCTTGGTGCAGATACAACAGCGCGGAGCCAAGGCCAAGCGCGACCTCATACCTGACTGTCCATGGCAGGAGGTGGTCTGGCTTGTACAAGTGAGCATCCAGGCTGCCGTTGGGCATCAGTTCGTAAACGAGCAGGAGATCGTCATCATTGCCACCGTTGAACCATCCAAGGAGCTGCACAAGATTTCTATGTCGGAGCTGGCTGATTATCTTCACCTCAGAAACAAACTCCTTCCAGCCCTGGCGGGAGCTCTTGGACACTTTCTTTACGGCGATATGGAGGTTTGCATCGGTGATGAACCCCCGGAAGACGGACCCGAAGCCTCCTTCACCTAGCTTGTTCCCGCTGGTGAAGCCGTCGGTGGCAGCCGCGAGCTCATGGTATGTGAATCGCCTGGGGCCAGTCCCTTGCTCCAGCTCGTCGTGATATAGTCTTTTTCCGCGGAAGTAGGCCATCTCTTTCAGCAGCGCTGATCTTGTGAAGACCTTGGCCGCTGATCTTGTGAAGACTTTGGCCGCAGCCATGCGCCTTTGCCACCAGTTCAACTTGTACCGCACAGATAGGCCAATCATGCAGAGCACGAGCACCGTTGCACCGACGACAAGGcccatgatgatagccacttttcgTCGTCGCTGTTTTTGGCGCTCCTGGTTTTGGTGCTCCTGTTTTTGGCGCTCAATACTGCGTTCTGACTCCATGGCTGCCCGGTCGCTACTCGTCTCATAAATCTCGTTGTCCCATATATGGATCAAATCCTGAACCAAAGGCTTTTTGGTGGTGATGAAATAAATCAGGTAGCAACTGTATCCCTTGATGGCACCGCTGCTGTTGGTCGGCAACAATCGCGGCAGCTGATCAGTGAAGTTGGAGAGGCAACGCAGGCACTCGCTTGCTAGCAGGTCCCTTGTGCACTGCACCCCCGCGGTCATCTCCTGTGCATCGTTGAGCCGTTGGATGTCCCAAGCAACTCGCCCAGCCAATAACCCAGCCCTCTCCGCGAGCCCACGAAACAACTCGAACCTTGTGCGACTCATGCCAGCAGTATCGAGGAGATACGCTGCAAGTGTAACTGCATCACTGTAATATGGTGGTATTTGTTGCACATGGTGGTGCTCGATGGCAAGGTCGGCGACGGAGAAGAACGATTCGTTGGAGTACCGAAGGGTGCATGCGCCATAGACAGCACGAACCGTTCGGCTGTGCGGGCACAACTTCATGATTCCCTCAGGCGCACCGGTAAGGCAGTCCACGCACTCGGTGTCAGTGCTGCCGGTGTAGCACATGACGAGGCCGAATACCTCATCGACCTCTGCGCCGACCGTGCCATTGAAGAAGCCACCGTTCTGCGCGGCGGCCATGGGGATGGCCAAAAGGAGGTTGTAGAGGTTCTTGTGGTACTGACTTCCATTGCTGTAGTTCCCAGCAGTTGAGCATGAGACTACGGATGGCCGCAGGGTCTTGCTGCCGTCGACGGCAACGCAAATAGCGCAGGCATAGCACGCGGCGAATACAGCTATGAGTAGCAGAAGGCGAAAGCATGAAGGTGGAGCCATGGCTAGGCAGCTGTGGAGAATGTTGGTGACTGGTGACTCGGTTAGCGACCCAATAACCTAAGACATCACCCCTTGATATAGGTAGAGAAACCATACCTCAGTAGTCAATACACCGTGAGATCCACTCCATCTGCATTGTTTTCAGAATTTCACGACCACCTAGTTTTATTGTACGTATTTTCTGGAGTTGATTCCATTTTCTAATAATTTTCTCTGAGATAGCGATTGCAGTAGAGCAACCAAGCTACGAGAGTTGGACTTGTCAGATTTGTAGCATGGAATCTTACGGAGTTTTCCATAGTTCGCTTTCCACTTGGTTCCAAGAGAAAATTTCGATTGAACCTGACTTCTTGAAAACTGAAATGTTTTCCTTTGTTGGTATGAGAACTATATATTACATGCACCTAATCCCTCAAGAAAATTCCAGTTTTTTCTTGCGCTATGACCAAAAGACTTGTATTATTGTTTATTTCTGTGGCTAAGTACGGTTGGCCAATAGCAAATAACATACATGACATCCAAATCCAACTCATACTTGAACCTCCTGCAGGCTCCAGGACTGGGCTGCCATGTTCTTACATCTAGTTGTTGCTGATTGATCGAGCTGGTTTCGCTTTGTTAGTTGTGGATATGTAGTTGTTTTCCGAATTTTTGGTTTACCATTTTTTGTAATGAAAATTTGAGTTCAGCCAGCTGGCCTTGGGCCCACCGCAGATTACTCATAAAAGTTACTACGAGTCAATGGAAGTCAAGCAAGCAGGCTGCAGCTGCCTGCGCAGGAAATGAAAGGCGCGGTTGAAGTTGGACGGGATATAGGTGGTCCTGTGCACTTGCCCATTGTACACGCAGCCACTTCCCTGGTGCGGGAATGCAGAGCCCTCGTCGTCCGCAGGCTCATCGACATCCATTCCACCACGGCCAGACGTGCTCGAGCCTCGCAATCTCGCATACCGCCAGCCGTCCGAACCACGGTACCCCCTCCCCGGTCCAT encodes:
- the LOC127298702 gene encoding uncharacterized protein, yielding MAPPSCFRLLLLIAVFAACYACAICVAVDGSKTLRPSVVSCSTAGNYSNGSQYHKNLYNLLLAIPMAAAQNGGFFNGTVGAEVDEVFGLVMCYTGSTDTECVDCLTGAPEGIMKLCPHSRTVRAVYGACTLRYSNESFFSVADLAIEHHHVQQIPPYYSDAVTLAAYLLDTAGMSRTRFELFRGLAERAGLLAGRVAWDIQRLNDAQEMTAGVQCTRDLLASECLRCLSNFTDQLPRLLPTNSSGAIKGYSCYLIYFITTKKPLVQDLIHIWDNEIYETSSDRAAMESERSIERQKQEHQNQERQKQRRRKVAIIMGLVVGATVLVLCMIGLSVRYKLNWWQRRMAAAKVFTRSAAKVFTRSALLKEMAYFRGKRLYHDELEQGTGPRRFTYHELAAATDGFTSGNKLGEGGFGSVFRGFITDANLHIAVKKVSKSSRQGWKEFVSEVKIISQLRHRNLVQLLGWFNGGNDDDLLLVYELMPNGSLDAHLYKPDHLLPWTVRYEVALGLGSALLYLHQEMEQCVVHRDIKPSNIMLDVSFKAKLGDFGLARFVCDGRESLTTGAAGTLGYMDPKCVFSGTASMESDVYSFGVVLLEIACCRRPAVVRDDDEGAVIHLVQWVWEAYGQGAILEAADVRLDGKFVEQEMERVMVVGLWCGHPDPVLRPSMRQAVSVLRLETPLPSLPVKMPVPAYMRPPLADDSFGSLGNTGGISSGDTSTTHSTRNKVELMIINHGI